The following proteins come from a genomic window of Pseudomonas sp. Z8(2022):
- the msrP gene encoding protein-methionine-sulfoxide reductase catalytic subunit MsrP, producing MLIRVPPSSRALESEVTPESVYLSRRKLMKGSLALATMAALPGWVSAEAQGAYSDVEPAKAPGWFQKKLATVRWQAITAEGEAITPFKDATHYNNFYEFGTGKGDPAANAGKLQVEPWTVMIDGEVSKPGRYAIEDLVKPHAFEERIYRLRCVEAWSMVIPWLGFPLAELLKQVEPTASARYVRFETLVDKEHMPGQRSGFSLIDWPYVEGLRLDEAMHPLAFMAVGIYGRVLPNQNGAPLRLVVPWKYGFKSIKSIVRISLVAEAPRTTWERIAPNEYGFYANVNPQVDHPRWSQATERRLPSGLFSPNVIDTRMFNGYEEVADLYAGMDLARYY from the coding sequence ATGCTCATCCGAGTTCCCCCCTCTTCTAGGGCCCTAGAGTCCGAAGTCACCCCAGAATCGGTCTATCTCTCCCGTCGCAAGCTGATGAAGGGCTCGCTGGCGTTGGCCACCATGGCTGCGCTGCCCGGTTGGGTCAGCGCCGAGGCGCAAGGTGCCTACAGCGATGTCGAGCCGGCCAAGGCGCCTGGCTGGTTCCAGAAGAAGCTCGCGACCGTTCGCTGGCAGGCGATCACGGCTGAAGGTGAGGCCATCACGCCGTTCAAGGACGCGACGCACTACAACAACTTCTATGAGTTCGGGACGGGCAAGGGAGACCCGGCAGCCAACGCCGGCAAGCTGCAGGTCGAACCCTGGACCGTGATGATTGATGGCGAGGTGAGCAAGCCGGGGCGCTACGCCATCGAGGATCTGGTCAAGCCGCATGCCTTCGAAGAGCGCATCTACCGATTGCGCTGTGTAGAGGCCTGGTCCATGGTCATTCCCTGGCTGGGTTTTCCTTTGGCCGAGCTGCTCAAGCAGGTCGAACCCACCGCGTCGGCGCGCTATGTGCGCTTCGAGACGCTGGTCGACAAAGAGCACATGCCGGGGCAGCGCTCGGGGTTCTCTCTGATCGATTGGCCCTATGTCGAGGGTTTGCGTCTGGATGAGGCCATGCATCCTCTGGCTTTCATGGCCGTCGGCATATATGGGCGCGTTCTGCCCAATCAGAACGGCGCGCCATTGCGCCTGGTGGTGCCCTGGAAATATGGCTTCAAGAGCATCAAGTCCATCGTTCGAATCAGCCTGGTAGCCGAGGCGCCCAGAACAACCTGGGAGCGTATTGCGCCTAACGAATATGGCTTCTATGCCAACGTCAATCCGCAGGTGGACCATCCGCGCTGGTCGCAGGCCACCGAGCGGCGCCTGCCCAGCGGCTTGTTCAGTCCGAATGTGATCGATACCCGGATGTTCAATGGTTATGAGGAGGTTGCCGATCTCTACGCCGGCATGGATCTGGCGAGGTACTACTGA
- the pssA gene encoding CDP-diacylglycerol--serine O-phosphatidyltransferase: MSEGPEDQKPAGDNLESLLPIDEHVEEVQDAEGRKVRHRGIYLLPNLFTTANLFAGFYSIINAMNGNFYVAAAAVFVAMVLDGLDGRVARLTNTQSAFGAEYDSLSDMVAFGVAPALLAFEWALGSMGKVGWMVAFIYVAGAALRLARFNTQIGSVDKRYFIGLASPAAAGVVAGTVWAFSDFGIKGSNMSFAVALLVAAAGCLMVSNIKYYSFKDLDLKGRVPFVAILVVVLLFAVVFSDPPRILLLIFLAYAVSGPIQYLLQLRRRKSA; this comes from the coding sequence ATGAGTGAAGGTCCCGAGGATCAAAAGCCGGCTGGCGACAATCTGGAAAGCCTGCTGCCGATCGACGAGCACGTAGAGGAAGTGCAGGACGCGGAAGGGCGTAAAGTGCGTCACCGTGGTATCTACCTGCTGCCCAATCTGTTCACCACGGCCAACCTGTTCGCCGGCTTCTATTCCATCATCAATGCGATGAACGGCAACTTCTATGTGGCTGCTGCTGCCGTGTTCGTGGCCATGGTGCTTGACGGTCTGGATGGCCGCGTCGCGCGTCTGACCAATACGCAAAGCGCGTTCGGCGCCGAGTACGACTCCCTTTCCGATATGGTTGCCTTCGGCGTGGCGCCGGCTCTGCTCGCATTCGAGTGGGCGCTGGGCAGCATGGGCAAGGTGGGTTGGATGGTTGCCTTCATCTACGTTGCCGGTGCGGCATTGCGCCTGGCCCGGTTCAATACGCAGATTGGTAGCGTCGACAAGCGCTATTTCATCGGTTTGGCCAGTCCGGCCGCGGCGGGTGTGGTCGCCGGTACGGTCTGGGCATTCAGCGATTTCGGTATCAAGGGCTCGAACATGTCTTTCGCCGTGGCGCTGCTGGTAGCTGCCGCGGGTTGCCTGATGGTCAGCAACATTAAGTACTACAGCTTCAAGGATCTGGACCTGAAGGGGCGTGTACCTTTCGTGGCCATTCTGGTCGTGGTGCTGCTCTTCGCGGTGGTGTTCAGCGATCCGCCCCGCATCCTCCTGCTGATTTTCCTGGCTTATGCGGTGTCCGGTCCGATTCAGTACCTGCTGCAATTGCGTCGTCGTAAATCTGCCTGA
- the ilvC gene encoding ketol-acid reductoisomerase: MKVYYDKDCDLSIIQSKKVAIIGYGSQGHAQACNLKDSGVDVTIGLRKGSATVAKAEAHGLKVTDVASAVAAADLVMILTPDEFQGQLYKNEIEPNIKKGATLAFSHGFSIHYNQVVPRADLDVIMIAPKAPGHTVRTEFVKGGGIPDLIAVYQDASGNAKNVALSYASGVGGGRTGIIETTFKDETETDLFGEQAVLCGGTVELVKAGFETLVEAGYAPEMAYFECLHELKLIVDLMYEGGIANMNYSISNNAEYGEYVTGPEVINAESRQAMRNALKRIQDGEYAKMFISEGATGYPSMTAKRRNNAAHGIEVIGEQLRAMMPWIAANKIVDKTKN; encoded by the coding sequence ATGAAAGTTTATTACGACAAAGATTGCGACCTCTCCATTATCCAGAGCAAGAAAGTCGCCATCATCGGTTACGGCTCCCAGGGCCACGCCCAGGCCTGCAACCTGAAAGATTCCGGTGTTGACGTCACCATCGGTCTGCGTAAGGGCTCCGCTACCGTCGCCAAGGCCGAAGCCCATGGCCTGAAAGTCACCGACGTCGCCAGCGCCGTTGCTGCTGCCGATCTGGTCATGATCCTGACCCCGGACGAATTCCAGGGCCAGCTGTACAAGAACGAGATCGAGCCGAACATCAAGAAGGGCGCTACTCTGGCCTTCTCCCACGGTTTCTCCATTCACTACAACCAGGTTGTTCCGCGCGCCGACCTCGACGTGATCATGATCGCGCCGAAGGCCCCGGGCCACACCGTACGTACCGAGTTCGTCAAAGGCGGCGGCATCCCTGACCTGATCGCCGTTTATCAGGACGCTTCCGGCAATGCCAAGAACGTTGCTCTGTCCTACGCTTCGGGCGTTGGCGGTGGCCGTACCGGCATCATCGAAACCACCTTCAAGGACGAGACCGAAACCGACCTGTTCGGCGAGCAGGCCGTTCTCTGTGGTGGTACCGTCGAGCTGGTCAAGGCCGGTTTCGAAACGCTGGTTGAAGCTGGCTACGCGCCGGAAATGGCCTACTTCGAGTGCCTGCACGAGCTGAAGCTGATCGTTGACCTCATGTACGAAGGCGGTATTGCCAACATGAACTACTCGATCTCCAACAACGCCGAGTACGGCGAGTATGTGACTGGTCCGGAAGTGATCAACGCCGAATCCCGTCAGGCCATGCGCAACGCCCTCAAGCGTATCCAGGACGGCGAATACGCCAAGATGTTCATCAGCGAAGGTGCTACCGGCTACCCGTCGATGACTGCCAAGCGTCGTAACAACGCCGCTCACGGTATCGAAGTGATCGGTGAGCAGCTGCGTGCGATGATGCCGTGGATCGCTGCCAACAAGATCGTCGACAAGACCAAGAACTAA
- the ilvN gene encoding acetolactate synthase small subunit — MRHIISLLLENEPGALSRVVGLFSQRNYNIESLTVAPTEDPTLSRLTLTTVGQDEVIEQITKNLNKLVEVVKLVNLSESAHIERELMLVKIKATGAQRAEVKRTTDIFRGQIVDVTSSVYTVQLTGTSDKLDSFIQAIGTVSILETVRSGVTGIARGDKVLSI, encoded by the coding sequence ATGCGACATATCATTTCCCTGCTGCTGGAAAACGAGCCGGGCGCACTGTCCCGCGTGGTCGGTCTGTTCTCTCAGCGCAACTACAACATCGAAAGCCTCACCGTTGCGCCAACCGAAGATCCGACGCTCTCGCGCCTGACTCTCACCACCGTTGGCCAGGATGAGGTGATCGAGCAGATCACGAAGAACCTCAACAAGCTGGTCGAGGTGGTCAAGCTGGTCAACCTGTCGGAAAGCGCCCACATCGAGCGCGAACTGATGTTGGTCAAGATCAAGGCCACCGGTGCCCAGCGTGCCGAGGTCAAGCGTACTACCGACATCTTCCGCGGCCAGATCGTGGACGTGACCAGCAGTGTCTACACCGTGCAGCTGACTGGTACCAGCGACAAGCTCGACAGCTTCATCCAGGCTATCGGTACTGTGTCGATTCTGGAAACCGTGCGCAGTGGTGTCACCGGTATCGCCCGCGGCGACAAGGTGCTGAGTATCTGA
- a CDS encoding acetolactate synthase 3 large subunit translates to MELLSGAEMVVRFLRDEGVKHIYGYPGGALLHIYDALFKEPEVTHILVRHEQAATHMADGYARATGKAGVVLVTSGPGATNAITGIATAYMDSIPMVVISGQVPSAMVGTDAFQETDMVGISRPIVKHSFIIKHPSEIPEVLKKAFYLAESGRPGPVVVDIPKDMGDPTQKFEYVYPKKVKLRSYSPAVRGHSGQIRKAAEMLLAAKRPVMYSGGGVIMGGASAPLTELAQMLNLPVTNTLMGLGGYPGTDRQFIGMLGMHGSYTANLAMHHADVILAVGARFDDRVINGAAKFCPNAKIIHIDIDPASISKTIKADIPIVGPVDSVLTEMVAILKEIGETPNKDTVASWWKQIDEWRGNGRLFPYNEGDGSIIKPQTVIETLCEVTKGDAYITSDVGQHQMFAAQYYRFNKPNRWINSGGLGTMGFGFPAAMGIKLNFPDADVACVTGEGSIQMNIQELSTCLQYDLPVKIVNLNNGALGMVRQWQDMQYNSRYSHSYMESLPDFVKLAEAYGHVGMRITSLKDLKPKLEEAFAMKNRLVFLDIAVDSSEHVYPMQIRDGAMRDMWLSKTERT, encoded by the coding sequence GTGGAGCTTTTATCCGGCGCTGAAATGGTCGTCCGCTTCCTGCGTGACGAAGGCGTTAAGCACATCTACGGGTACCCTGGTGGTGCTCTCCTGCATATCTACGATGCCCTGTTCAAAGAACCGGAAGTGACTCACATTCTGGTGCGTCATGAACAGGCAGCGACCCATATGGCTGACGGTTATGCCCGCGCCACCGGCAAGGCCGGTGTGGTGCTGGTAACCTCCGGCCCAGGCGCGACCAATGCCATCACCGGCATTGCCACTGCCTACATGGATTCCATTCCGATGGTGGTAATCTCCGGCCAGGTGCCGAGCGCCATGGTCGGCACCGATGCCTTCCAGGAAACCGACATGGTCGGTATTTCCCGTCCGATCGTGAAGCACAGCTTCATCATCAAGCACCCGTCGGAAATCCCCGAAGTGCTGAAGAAGGCCTTCTATCTCGCCGAGTCCGGCCGTCCGGGCCCTGTCGTGGTCGACATTCCGAAGGATATGGGCGACCCGACCCAGAAGTTCGAATACGTCTATCCGAAGAAGGTCAAGCTGCGCTCCTACAGTCCGGCGGTACGTGGCCACTCCGGCCAGATCCGCAAGGCTGCCGAGATGCTGCTGGCTGCCAAGCGTCCGGTCATGTACTCCGGCGGTGGCGTGATCATGGGCGGCGCTTCCGCGCCGCTGACCGAGCTGGCGCAGATGCTCAATCTGCCGGTGACCAATACCCTGATGGGCCTCGGCGGCTACCCGGGTACCGACCGCCAGTTCATCGGCATGCTCGGTATGCACGGTAGCTACACCGCCAACCTGGCCATGCACCATGCCGACGTTATCCTGGCTGTCGGTGCACGCTTCGATGACCGTGTGATCAACGGCGCGGCCAAGTTCTGCCCGAACGCCAAGATCATTCATATCGACATCGACCCGGCCTCGATCTCCAAGACCATCAAGGCCGACATCCCGATCGTTGGCCCGGTGGACAGCGTGTTGACCGAGATGGTCGCCATCCTCAAGGAAATCGGTGAAACCCCGAACAAGGACACCGTCGCCAGCTGGTGGAAACAGATCGACGAGTGGCGTGGCAATGGTCGTCTGTTCCCGTACAACGAGGGCGACGGTTCGATCATCAAGCCGCAGACCGTAATCGAAACCCTGTGCGAAGTAACCAAGGGCGACGCCTACATCACCTCCGATGTGGGTCAGCACCAGATGTTCGCCGCGCAGTATTACCGCTTCAACAAGCCCAACCGCTGGATCAACTCCGGTGGCCTGGGCACCATGGGCTTCGGTTTCCCGGCTGCGATGGGCATCAAGCTGAACTTCCCGGATGCCGACGTGGCGTGCGTCACCGGCGAGGGCAGCATCCAGATGAACATCCAGGAACTGTCGACCTGCCTGCAGTACGACCTGCCGGTGAAGATCGTCAACCTGAACAACGGTGCGCTCGGCATGGTTCGCCAGTGGCAGGACATGCAGTACAACAGCCGTTATTCGCACTCCTACATGGAGTCGCTGCCGGACTTCGTCAAACTGGCCGAGGCCTATGGCCATGTCGGTATGCGCATCACCTCGCTGAAGGACCTCAAGCCCAAGCTGGAGGAAGCCTTCGCCATGAAGAACCGTCTGGTGTTCCTCGACATCGCGGTGGATTCCAGCGAGCACGTCTATCCGATGCAGATCAGAGACGGTGCGATGCGTGACATGTGGCTGAGCAAGACGGAGCGGACCTAA
- a CDS encoding DUF4124 domain-containing protein, translating to MRHMILTGTLMLALSTTAMASQVYKWVDDKGVTHFGAQPPQGQQATTINTATPPPRSTPSTPAPSADNQLDPEQAAIDKKVKEDVAKQEAERKQYCQNARSNLAQLENNPRVRIEDGGEVRRIDENERQERITELKKAITENCK from the coding sequence ATGCGCCACATGATTCTCACTGGCACCTTGATGCTCGCCTTGAGCACAACCGCCATGGCCAGCCAGGTTTACAAGTGGGTAGACGACAAAGGCGTGACCCATTTCGGCGCGCAACCGCCACAGGGCCAGCAGGCCACCACCATCAATACCGCGACACCACCGCCCCGCTCGACGCCAAGCACGCCTGCGCCCAGCGCTGATAATCAGCTCGACCCGGAGCAGGCGGCCATCGACAAGAAGGTCAAGGAAGATGTGGCAAAGCAGGAGGCCGAGCGCAAGCAGTACTGCCAGAACGCCCGCAGCAACCTGGCTCAGCTGGAAAACAATCCACGCGTCAGGATTGAGGATGGTGGAGAAGTGCGCCGCATTGACGAGAATGAGCGCCAGGAACGCATCACCGAGCTGAAGAAAGCCATCACGGAAAACTGCAAGTAA
- a CDS encoding bacterial transcriptional activator domain-containing protein yields the protein MLATAVLSGCSTVPQGSIPVIDAGTPLSSGGYGASNNPGPAAAPQRIEEDSGVVVMVPQGAVSAPLQTDSQPITSSGGLTFDPPVSNQPSTPVEGSFGSSIPSMPSGIPSGGGLAADEQLDGPVLALLTTAQQQQGGGDLNGAASSLERAQRIAPREPQVLYRLAEVRLAQGDAAQAEQLARRGLTYAGGRPALQASLWDLIAQARERQGDPAGAAQARERARVNL from the coding sequence ATGCTGGCGACGGCGGTTCTGAGTGGTTGCAGTACGGTACCGCAGGGTTCGATTCCGGTGATCGATGCCGGTACCCCGTTGTCGTCGGGGGGCTATGGTGCTTCGAACAACCCGGGCCCCGCCGCCGCACCGCAGCGTATCGAAGAGGATTCCGGGGTGGTGGTGATGGTACCGCAGGGCGCCGTCTCGGCACCGTTGCAGACCGACTCGCAGCCGATCACCTCCAGTGGCGGCCTGACGTTCGATCCGCCCGTGAGCAATCAGCCGTCTACACCGGTCGAGGGGAGCTTCGGTTCCTCGATTCCGAGCATGCCCAGCGGCATTCCCAGCGGTGGTGGCCTGGCGGCCGATGAGCAGCTGGATGGCCCTGTTCTCGCTCTGCTGACCACCGCCCAACAGCAACAGGGTGGTGGCGATCTCAATGGTGCAGCTTCCAGCCTGGAGCGTGCTCAGCGCATCGCGCCACGTGAGCCGCAGGTACTTTATCGTCTTGCCGAAGTCCGCCTGGCTCAGGGAGACGCCGCGCAGGCCGAGCAGCTCGCCCGCCGTGGTCTGACCTATGCAGGCGGGCGCCCGGCGCTGCAGGCCAGCTTGTGGGATCTGATCGCTCAGGCGCGCGAGCGTCAGGGTGACCCCGCCGGTGCAGCCCAGGCCCGTGAACGCGCCCGGGTCAATCTTTGA
- the ilvY gene encoding HTH-type transcriptional activator IlvY yields the protein MDSHSLRLFLSLADNLHFGRTSREQHVSPSALSRSIKQLEDEVGAALFVRDNRSVRLTREGQQFREYASEVMNGWQAIRQTFMQDQLNLHGELSLYCSVTASYSFLYDILSSFRQDYPRIEMKLHTGDPAKAVERVQQGLEDLAIGARPDSLPAGVEFQPITRSELRFIGPQAPQLLNEEQLRQPTAESWKDVPMILSEEGLARTRTDRWLKSHNIKPRIYAQVAGNEAIVSMVSLGFGIGVVPQIVLDNSPLTARIRIYDIQPPLTPYDIGLFALEKRLKDPLIAAFWNRQR from the coding sequence ATGGACAGCCATTCCCTCAGGCTTTTTCTCTCCCTGGCCGACAACCTGCACTTCGGCCGAACCAGCCGCGAACAGCACGTCAGCCCCTCCGCCCTCAGTCGCAGCATCAAGCAGCTGGAAGATGAAGTGGGTGCTGCCCTGTTCGTGCGCGACAACCGCTCGGTGCGTCTGACCCGCGAAGGCCAGCAGTTTCGCGAGTACGCCAGCGAAGTCATGAATGGCTGGCAGGCGATTCGCCAGACCTTCATGCAGGACCAGCTGAATCTGCACGGCGAACTGTCGTTGTACTGTTCGGTCACGGCGAGCTACAGCTTCCTCTATGACATTCTCAGCAGCTTTCGCCAGGATTACCCGCGCATCGAAATGAAGCTGCACACAGGCGATCCGGCGAAAGCGGTCGAACGTGTGCAGCAGGGTCTGGAGGACCTGGCTATCGGCGCCCGACCGGACAGCCTGCCGGCAGGCGTGGAGTTTCAGCCGATCACCCGCTCGGAACTGCGATTTATAGGTCCACAGGCGCCACAACTGCTGAATGAGGAACAACTGAGGCAACCGACAGCCGAGAGCTGGAAGGACGTGCCGATGATCCTATCCGAGGAAGGCCTGGCACGGACGCGCACCGATCGCTGGCTGAAAAGTCACAACATCAAGCCGCGCATCTACGCTCAGGTCGCCGGCAACGAGGCCATTGTCAGCATGGTCAGCCTGGGTTTCGGTATCGGCGTGGTACCGCAGATCGTGCTGGACAACAGCCCGCTGACGGCGCGCATTCGCATCTATGACATCCAGCCACCGCTCACCCCCTACGACATCGGCCTGTTCGCCCTGGAAAAACGCCTCAAGGATCCGCTGATCGCCGCGTTCTGGAACCGCCAGCGCTGA
- the msrQ gene encoding protein-methionine-sulfoxide reductase heme-binding subunit MsrQ — MRYRLWRLGVFLAASVPPFYWLYRAVFSLLGPDPGKVLVDNLGLGALILLLITLAMTPLQQLTRWGGWIAVRRQLGLWCFAYAALHLSCYVLFIAGLRLDLVLRDLSERPYIIVGALAFVGLLALAVTSNRFSIRKLGRKWKALHRLVYAILLLALLHMLWVVRADLGEWLAYALIGGALLLMRLSAVAGALQRVGVLFRENPKKIEI; from the coding sequence ATGCGTTACAGGCTCTGGCGCCTCGGCGTGTTTCTGGCGGCATCGGTTCCACCGTTTTACTGGCTGTACCGTGCCGTCTTCAGTCTGCTGGGGCCTGATCCGGGCAAGGTGCTGGTGGACAACCTGGGGCTCGGTGCCCTGATCCTTCTGCTGATCACCTTGGCGATGACGCCGCTGCAGCAACTGACCCGCTGGGGAGGCTGGATCGCCGTTCGGCGTCAGCTGGGGTTGTGGTGCTTCGCCTATGCCGCTCTGCATCTGTCCTGCTATGTGTTGTTCATCGCCGGGCTGCGGCTGGACCTGGTGTTGCGCGATCTTTCCGAACGCCCCTACATCATTGTGGGGGCGCTGGCTTTTGTCGGGCTCCTGGCGCTGGCCGTCACCTCGAACCGCTTCAGCATCAGAAAGCTGGGCCGTAAGTGGAAGGCACTGCATCGCCTGGTTTACGCGATCCTGCTGCTGGCTTTGTTGCATATGCTCTGGGTGGTGCGGGCTGATCTGGGGGAGTGGCTCGCTTATGCGTTGATCGGTGGCGCGCTGCTGCTGATGCGTCTCTCCGCTGTCGCGGGCGCATTACAGAGGGTGGGCGTCCTTTTTCGAGAGAATCCAAAGAAAATTGAAATATAA
- a CDS encoding YqcC family protein, whose product MEARVSALAEHLLLIERELRVLGWWQEEAPSVEALASPEPFCVDTLTFEQWLQWIFLPRMKVLLETGATLPSVSGIQAMAEMVYQQQPSVARRLVELLGEFDRLLTRTS is encoded by the coding sequence ATGGAGGCGCGCGTGAGTGCCCTGGCCGAGCATCTGCTGCTGATCGAGCGTGAGCTGCGGGTGCTGGGCTGGTGGCAGGAAGAAGCCCCGAGTGTCGAGGCGTTGGCCAGCCCGGAGCCTTTCTGTGTCGATACGCTGACCTTCGAGCAATGGCTGCAGTGGATTTTCCTGCCGCGCATGAAGGTGCTTCTGGAAACAGGTGCGACCTTGCCTTCGGTCTCAGGCATTCAGGCGATGGCCGAGATGGTCTATCAGCAGCAGCCGAGCGTTGCGCGTCGGCTGGTCGAACTGCTGGGCGAGTTCGATCGCCTGCTTACGCGCACGTCCTGA